In Euwallacea similis isolate ESF13 chromosome 19, ESF131.1, whole genome shotgun sequence, the genomic stretch ACGTTTTTACACATTATTCAAGCGATCATTTTCCTACCTAATAATGAAAATCCTCTCTACCTACTCCATATTTTCGACAATCGAAAGATCGTGTAAGGGAAGATAAAATTTATACGTAAATCTTCGCCTTAGATCACCCTCGGTTTGATTCCAGTACGTGACAATCTTAAGAATTATTGAGAAGCAATAAAATCCCCCTTGCAATCCAACAGCAGCAGCAACTTTGTTGATCATGTGCGGACGCCCctaaaattgacaattaatCTTTGGATTTCGGGGATGGATTGACAAATAAGAAATTCCAGATCCCCCCTCAAAAGGGCTCTCCTTTTATCCACGTCCTTGGTAAAAGGAGTTATGCAAAAAATGGACGATTAATGGGTTTTAAGCGGTTGCCTCAACGTCATTCAACCCTGATTCAATCAAGCCATTTTATGGAAACTTTAATGAACCAGTCTTCAAACTCGAATGAACATGGAAATAGAATTAACAGCAAAGGAGATAGATCGATATACTATTTTCAGCTGAAATGGATCATCTCGATGAGggtttcattcattttttgctCAATAATTTCCAAAGTGATAATATTTGTCTTAAGGAATCAAAGAAGACACTAAAAAAAACCTTCTTAGGCTCTACAGTCGCGTTTAATTTTCCGGAAAATAGTCGACTTGATCGTGTCCCGAAAGGGCcgtttaaaatatctaattcaGATTTGTTCCCCCTTTACAAGCCAGTGCTCTCCTCAGATAACCGTTCTTCTGATAAAGCTGCCTCAACAACTGGCTGTGCAATATTGATTAGAGTCTTAAATTAAAACCTGGAACGCCTCGAAAAAGAAGCTGAAATGACCGTATAAACAAGTAGGTGCAATATTTCTGTAGGGCTAATGCGGCACACCGCTCACGTAGGGCTCTAAATCGCAATCGACCAGATTTATTAAAGTATGCTCCTCGTGCAGGGGTGTCGAACAGATCTAAATAAATCGATCAGCTGTTCGCTCAATCCAGATATTCTTTCCAGGACAATAATCCTCGGAATAGTGCTCTTCGTGGTCAAGTACGACAAGAGCGTTCAATGCGTCCTGTTGCTATGGGGCCTCATCGTCGGGTACCTAGCGATCCTGCTCCTGTCCATGGTTCTAGAACTAGCTGTCTGCGTGGTGGCCTTAAGAGGAAGCATCCTGGATACAGGCCCCAGGAGCTCCATGCAGTATATTTTGTATATAAGACTGTGTAAGTATCTTATGTTGACCATGAAAAGTAGCTGAGCTGAGTTTTTTTAGCTGTGATGATCATCGAAGCGGGCTGGCTAACCGCTGGAATCGTATGGCTAAGCAACTACTACTTAGACTGTTCAATAGAAAACGCCAAAGAGACTGTTTTAGGTGAGTCAATCTGTATGCCAAATTCGAGGCTGTTTCCACATACATTTCTTGGGAATATAATGAAGGCCGTGGGTAAGCGAATGCTCGTGTTTGCCATTTCCTTGGAAAATGGAAAAGAGAAAATGACCAATAACGATTCCGAAACTGTCCCACCAGGATTATCTATTTGAGCTttttaagtataatattttaagaatgtTTATTCTTCGGGTATAGGGTAAACAGAGACTATAACGGCGACGAGGCTGTCTAGAGCGCGGGCAGAAGTGACAGAGTTCACTAAAATCCATGATAgagaacttaattttttaacccgaattattgttattttattgctaCGCTTTACTCCGGATATCTTTagctgaaagaaaaaaattgagggaaGATTAAAAAGCCCTTGGGCAAAGAGTTAGTTTACGAAAGCAAAAGATGAAACCTTTGGGAAACCCAACTGAAACCAATCAAAGTAAGcttataaacattaaataaacgAGTATCAAGTAAACAAGTAGGGAGAAAGCGCATCAAAGCAATGAAATGGAGTAAAAGTTAGCATAACTTAAAATTAGGTGGAGTGTTAATATTCAACTAAAAACACTTAGAGGCGAAGCTAAAGTAATTTACCTAAAAACTCTCATACTCTCAATTACATGTCCGAGGTAAAAAGCCGTGTGAGAATCTGGAAAACGGCGTTAGCACTCAGGAAGTTCTTGAGGTACCTTCTTGGTATTGCATAGAGTACTTATCCAGTGACGCGCTAGAGAGGTACTCTAGACACCTTCGTAATTACTGATTTGGCCCTCTATCGGAAATTGGCGTTAGCACACAGAAAATTCTTGAGGTACCTTTTTGGTACTACATGGAATACTCATCCAGTGGCGCGCTTGTTAGGTGCTCTAGACACCTTCGCAATTACCGGTTTGGTTCCTCAAATTATACATTAATCTGTGAATTATCCCGCTAATTGACTGAACACATTTTCAGCTATGGTAGTTTTTAACTGGTGCATCCTTCTGTCCGTACTCATCACCGTGTGGTGCTGCTACGACACCGCAGGCAGGTCCTGGGTGAAGATGAAGCAGTACCAGCGCTCCATGAGGGAATCCGAGTCAAAGTTCCAATACAAACGCTCAGGGAGTACCAGAAACTGGCGACAAAGGtataaagatatttaaatctCAAGTGTCTCATACCATTGTTAAGAGTACTTAGTTCTTACTCATTCTTCCTATTCTTCTGTTTGTAGTTTAGTTGAAACCAGATGTGGGGTATGCGTACATTGTGAAAATCATTCCTTATCTACCCTAGTACTGCAACGTTGCGATGTACCATTTTTTGTCATATCGCGAATGTGAGTTACTTTGAGTTGTAGCTGAGCTTGAAGCTTCACTATTGTTATAATAAAACACTCCTTAACTCGCTTCTATTAGAGTGGTACCAAGAATCTCTTTGTACTAATACTGTTCTAACTTAGACGGCTGTAGAACTCACTCACTTACTCacactttaattttcatagtAGCAAAGTGGCCTGTGGTACCCCTCGGATGTAGGATAGTGGTCCGAGTATCTTATACCTGACAATGCCGAGGGCTGCGGAGATATTGTATAAAAGGACTAGAAAGAGCGATTTTGCAATGGAACCTCAGTAGGTGCCTTTCCCCTAAATCGTCCCTGGAGATTTACTTCCTAGGTGATTTTAACAGTGTTTTCCGATAATCTAGGTTGGCATTAAGGATTCTATCTCATTTCATCCAAGGGCCACCCGCCATAGCTCACCACGTGGAAGGCCAACCCTGGATTTTTGCATGTATTCGTTCACTGACCAATTTCGTTGGCTCGCATGGTTccctaaatattaaatttaaatcttacTAACAGTTTAATGTCTTATTGCGTTATTTCCGCAAAACCTGAGTTAATTGGATTGGAAATAAGCCAGGATTAATCTTGAGATTGAGGTCAAACCCATGAAGGGTTTGAAATaaactaactgaaaataaaaccaataacaattttctctcaaaatcattttgtaGTAAATTTAACTAAGAATTTCCTCAAAAGACCGTTATGAGTTAAACATGAACCGAGATTGTCGcatttaatttcaacttttaaagaaaattttcctattGTGGAGCTGCTCATTAATGCCAAGGATATTCCCATTGTTGCGTGTTTCCACTGACTTTTCTGGCTGGATTCAAGCAACATTAAATCCCTCTTTAAGGCAACAAATTTGCTTGGAACCTGCTGATTGCTCAGTCGTGATAATTGCCATGTTATCGGAAAAATATCAGCTTAAGACCGAAATTTAATACGTGACATATTGAGGTCGTACTGTAATGATGTCGGCTGCGAGGATCGCAGCCACAGCCCTTAATTCCTTAGCTTGTCCCTTCAAGAAATATACACTTCCGTTTCAAACAATATCGCTGAAAATTGAATATCGTGGGGTCGAAACCTTTCAAAGGAAGCAGAAAGGTATTAACCTACTTAGATCCTGATAGACGTTTAAACCAAAAGGGGAGCGTCTTATCTCTGTTACCCGACACGGGTCATCCTTCTTTTACTGGAAAATGATACTTTTTCGGCTTATTCCTATTAGTTTCCATCGATTTTCCCTACTGTAGTTTCATATTATAAGGTTTCCCCTTATCGGAAATTTACCGGGAAGTAGGTTAATGTTTGGCTCGgtttattacttattttccAGGGAATGTTCAGGAATACTGAATCGGTTTTTGACAAGATCCGTTTCATTGAGTTTGTTTACCAAATAATCACCACGCACTTAGAGTCTTAACGTCTCAAAACAGACAATTCTCCTTTTGAAGTTATGCCGCTCATCTCTTGCAGGAAGGTCTTAAGGGCGTATCAAGACAGCTGGCACAATCGGTGTCGATTCCTTTTCTGCTGTTCCTCTCCCTCGGACAGGAACAGAAATTCATTTGCTGATATTGCCAGATTGCTCTCCGACTTTTTCCGAGATTTGGACGTAGTGCCTTCGGACGTCGTTGTCGGCTTGGTGCTTTTGAGGAAGTTTCAGAAGATCGAAAGAAAGGCCATTGTGGAGCAGGTAGGTGGACATTCGTCCAAAAGAAAACCTGAGACTATAGTAAGGATTCAGGCCTGGACTCCACTACGACAGCTTTTATTCTCCATCTACTAACCGCTGTGGCCTTTTCAGCGAAAAAACGCCACATACGAATTCCTGTCTGGAGTGGCCATTACCCCGAGGACCCAGTTTTTGTCGTTGCATGAAGACGGGGCAGACTTGGAACTATTCCAGACTGTCATCCACTACGCCCATTTTGCCGTGAGAGCTTACGGATGGCCCATTTATATTATGATGAACAAGACTGGGGCTTGCCATCTTTGCACTGGTTAGTTAGGCAAATTATGATACACTGCTCGTTATCTGAAATGGGGATTTCAGGGCTCCATTGCTGCTGTTTCCCATGTCGAAAACGCGGTGAGGATGGGCCAGAGGTGGTGGATGATAACTGCTGTCGGTGCAACTATGCGGCGCTCCAGAAACTCACCGATTTAGGGGACATTGAGATTGTTTATGCCACGTACCATGTGGATGTCGGGGAAACCCCATTCTTTGTTGCCTTAGATTATGACAGAAAAAAGATTGTTATTAGTATTAGGGGCACCTTGTCCATGAAGGTGAGGCGTCATGTATTTTCATATACACACGAATATTTTTGAATCCCTTCAGGATATCTTGACTGATTTGAATGCGGAGAGTGAGACGATTCCGCTGAACCCTCCCAGGGAAGACTGGACAGGCCATAAAGGAATGGTACATGCTGCTACTTACATTTATGATAAAATCGAGCAGGAACAGCTAGTAGAGAAAGCCAAGGCCAGGAAGCTTGAGCGAGGTACCAGAGACTTCGAGATTGTAATCGTCGGGCATTCTTTGGGCGCTggtaagtttttataaatgttcAATACACATAATGTGAGTGGATCAAATCTGTTACGTAACCTCCTCCACACAGGTATAGCTAGCATATTAGGTATCCTCATGAGGCAGACACATCCTTCTCTTCAATGCTTCTGCTACTCGCCCCCGGGAGGATTACTCTCGGCCCCAGCAGTGGAGTACACCAAAGAATTCACCCTTTCCGTAGTAATAGGCAAAGACGTAGTTCCTAGAATTGGTCTCCATCAAATGGAGACGCTCAGAACTGACTTGATTAATGCTATTAAGAGAAGTGTAGATCCAAAAGTAAGTCATGCGTTCAATAAACTATTCCAAAGTTTCTCCATTCGTCCATAGGCACAGAATACCTCACAACTAACCTTCCCAAAACAATCATAGAACTTGTTGCCTCCTCTCATATTTATCTGAAATGGTTGCCAAAATTGTATTTGAAGTCATCTCAGCTGAGCAGTGGTGGATCCAGGAAAGGCATGGGACCGGAAAGGTCATAATATTAAAGTAACTATTGACTTCTTTAAGTGGTTGAATATAAGGGAGTCCGGACAGTTCCAGTCTCCCCTCTGAATGCACCACTGACGAGAAGATGACTAAGAGAAAAATGAAGGTTTTAAGGCCGGCAAGGTCCAATTGACTTGTGGACGGTGAAGAGTTTCTTTAGGAGGTttcaaatgtttaaataatttaaaatttacttttttatagtGGAAAACTATAACCTGCAGTATCATATGCTGCGGTTGTTCTCAGCCAACTTCAGCGGTGGAAATGTCCACTGGTGAGACTGAAGTGTGTGAGTACATGCGCAGCAAAGAGAATGCAAGATGTATGGGGATTCATCCTTCAGACAGTTCCATAGCCCTCACCAGTCACCAACCCCTCTATCCTCCCGGGAGGATCGTGCACGTGGTGCGCCATCATCCAACCAGTGGACAGTAAGTTCTATGCTTATAAAAAGCAGTTTTTTAGTAACCAGAATAATTGGATAAACCAGTTTTTGGTCAAAATATggtgattttaattaaattgtgacCAAAATCAAACCCAATTTCTCAATATCCATATTTCTCCTATGTTCGcttgctctatccaacgaaGTCAATGGTAACATTCAGCAGAAATAACACTTGTACAAGAATTTTACAACTGTTCGACATTCAGAGCAAAAATGACATGAGAATTGTAATGGTTCTTTTTGAAAGGTAGCGTTTCTTTAACTCGAAAAATTGCGCAATTGTTGATTCTGTTGAAGTCGGCCAATATGAGCATATAATTTCCCGGCTTATTCCTTGAAATTTCGATTGCAATTGATTGCAAATATCACTTTAAAGAAATGTGTGATAATGCACTAGCTAAGGCCTTTATTTATTAGTCTACTCCAATTTGACCTCATTGAGGATAAGGGCGATTTGCGcagattttttattgtgaTCTAAAaataggaacatttttactttGGGCACATAAATGCATTCCGAAAggatatttttctcatttgcTCTCTGAATTATCAGCTtctaatgttattttttgaatttacagACAAAAGTATGAAAAAAGATGGAGGTAAAGAAAGTTTTATGGTTTTCAGTGACCCCCGTACAAATGCATGTTAATGAAGTACAACATTAGTTGTGGTTAATGTTGATAAATTTCAAGGCCTCATAGGAAGTTGATTTTTAATGTgcagaaaatgtatttagGACTTTTTCGTTTcgtatttaattataattcgtTAAGTAGTGAATTAGCCGCCAAAAGATCCTGCATGTCCGATGTTGTGACGTGAGTAAAATATCTTTAGATATACtgaaataatgcaaattatAGCTCCATAGCCGGTATTGAGATTTAGATCGAGCAAAAATTGTGTTGGTACTTTTTGTGTCTCCTACATAAAGATTCTTTAGccatttccatttgaaaaattccagatatgcTCGAAAGTAGACCAGCATGAGCTTTAAAAATGGtcattagtttattttaaacaagCATCATTTAGGTACCCGGAACCACAGAGTGACTACCAATATTGGACTATAGCAGCACATATCTCCATGAGTACAGCTAGGTATCTCAGGAAAGAGGTGCCGTAATATAGCGTCCGCTATAACACGTTGCTCATGCATTTCTAGTTCAGGTTATTAACGCCAAATTACACCCGCTCTATTACGGTCCTGCATTCCCAGAAAACCATAGCTACGGACCAAGTTATTAAAGCTCTGGTAAATTTATCGAAGGGATAATTCCCATGGAAATGGGGCAACGAACTCCCAATAAACCTCTATTTATTTCCAACTTAAGAGGAACTTTATGCTCTCGTTAAACTTTGGTCagcatttcaataatttcccAAATTCTTAACCGTTTCCCGTACCCCGTTACGAGAATTATCTTTGTCTAAAAGTAATTTGGATACATAAGTAgcttttatgtaaaaaatagtCCGCGTTTTATTAGATAAGTTCGTTTCATTACATAAGAAATATATTATGTAACTGTTAAGACCTGATTCAAGAATGTTAAGACCCGCGTCTTATGACAAAAAAGTCAACGTGGCAACCGCGCCATCTGATGACCTGATAACAGTTCTTTGCTATGTTTATTGTTAAGGGAAGAGTCAGTAGCTCCTCGTTTCTGGTGCAGTTAGGTAGTATGACTGCTCTTGTAAAATAGCAAATCGATTGTTCTCTCTCGTTTTTATCGATATTAACACGTAAATTATTAGTCTTTACCAATAAATCTTAGATGTAGTTAGAAAGGTCGTTGATTATTTTTGCAGGAAGCAGTGTGCAAATTCAGAGTGGTGCAAATATGATTATTTAGtccataactttttttggcGGGAATTTTGTGGAACCTCCACACTGGCCCTAAACTTTTGGTTTCTTGCACCTGACCAATCATCAACAGTAATTATGTACCATTAATTAAGGGTCAAGCTATATAAACCCAGCTCTTTTTTAAAAGACTGTAATGTGCCCCTATATTACGCCTATGTACATTACCATATTTTAGTAATATTACCGGCCGGATTTTGTTACCAATTATTCTGCTGAGTTGCTCCgcataataaaactttcattagaaaattagagTTCTAGTACATCCCAGTTTGGTTAAATCGGTACACTTGTAACAcctgaataaaaaatcaatctaTTCATCTAAGTTGTGGTGCACTAAGGATATCGATAATAAATTAGCTGACGACTGTCCCTTAGCCGATAATTGCTCCTTAGTGCATAATCGCTCCTTAGTCGATAATCGCCCCTTAATCGATAATTGCCCCTTAGCACATAATTGCTCCTTAGTCAATAATTCCCCTTTAGCTAATGATTTCCACTTAGCCGATAAACGCCCCTTAGCTGATAGTTGCTCCTTAGCCGGTAATTGCCCCTTAGCCGATAATCGCCCCTTACCCGATAATCGTCCCTTAGCCGATAATCGCCCCTTACC encodes the following:
- the inaE gene encoding diacylglycerol lipase-alpha isoform X4, with protein sequence MPGLIVFRRRWSVGSDDLVVPGAFLFTTHLIWTIILGIVLFVVKYDKSVQCVLLLWGLIVGYLAILLLSMVLELAVCVVALRGSILDTGPRSSMQYILYIRLSVMIIEAGWLTAGIVWLSNYYLDCSIENAKETVLAMVVFNWCILLSVLITVWCCYDTAGRSWVKMKQYQRSMRESESKFQYKRSGSTRNWRQRKVLRAYQDSWHNRCRFLFCCSSPSDRNRNSFADIARLLSDFFRDLDVVPSDVVVGLVLLRKFQKIERKAIVEQRKNATYEFLSGVAITPRTQFLSLHEDGADLELFQTVIHYAHFAVRAYGWPIYIMMNKTGACHLCTGLHCCCFPCRKRGEDGPEVVDDNCCRCNYAALQKLTDLGDIEIVYATYHVDVGETPFFVALDYDRKKIVISIRGTLSMKDILTDLNAESETIPLNPPREDWTGHKGMVHAATYIYDKIEQEQLVEKAKARKLERGTRDFEIVIVGHSLGAGIASILGILMRQTHPSLQCFCYSPPGGLLSAPAVEYTKEFTLSVVIGKDVVPRIGLHQMETLRTDLINAIKRSVDPKWKTITCSIICCGCSQPTSAVEMSTGETEVCEYMRSKENARCMGIHPSDSSIALTSHQPLYPPGRIVHVVRHHPTSGQQKYEKRWRQALSKKEPVYQALWAGNTDFDEVLISPVMIQDHMPDKVLEALNKCVTGGQEASSTSSGFSQGRNVGLRTQTRTARHQVVTTMGPKKPHRSSSTSESATTNYYSTASNPNQMFLETSFTSLQSPSSNSSITNGYFSTKSHPSPLSIHQPLSGFNLSFRSNRSDVGQMPLTKYEEPPSITKSLSLNLVPKVDLIYDDWLGLAPLASPESMSELSSISSRTSLVATSVIVEVCRTPKIMRRTPKIIGNLSTCADDLRNVRNFENCKKFPLCSNNNNNTESSSSSNVSFESASSNNKCCGESSKGTGGCNKDFLNVECTFEGRTSSGSDFQSAEDILDNVLTHAGCKEFFSSDPNILEMHQELLMEGSPPPVYFISSPSTPVYPQLLSPGTPQELDPDILSNLAIDLASDDEPRTIQFHQSKSASSADSGSICRTPSDTTKNVTFNPQVITVDTICEANYSPPIRWRLFKGKKQKQQMEVPKPPPIPHPASTAVPIKTILSKGKRPLESEGDNREYFARTEGLPLLSGLSNSVDDRTPSPIFARRKKCVFPSDIVVMNKPPHESAV
- the inaE gene encoding diacylglycerol lipase-alpha isoform X2, with product MPGLIVFRRRWSVGSDDLVVPGAFLFTTHLIWTIILGIVLFVVKYDKSVQCVLLLWGLIVGYLAILLLSMVLELAVCVVALRGSILDTGPRSSMQYILYIRLSVMIIEAGWLTAGIVWLSNYYLDCSIENAKETVLAMVVFNWCILLSVLITVWCCYDTAGRSWVKMKQYQRSMRESESKFQYKRSGSTRNWRQSLVETRCGVCVHCENHSLSTLVLQRCDVPFFVISRMKVLRAYQDSWHNRCRFLFCCSSPSDRNRNSFADIARLLSDFFRDLDVVPSDVVVGLVLLRKFQKIERKAIVEQRKNATYEFLSGVAITPRTQFLSLHEDGADLELFQTVIHYAHFAVRAYGWPIYIMMNKTGACHLCTGLHCCCFPCRKRGEDGPEVVDDNCCRCNYAALQKLTDLGDIEIVYATYHVDVGETPFFVALDYDRKKIVISIRGTLSMKDILTDLNAESETIPLNPPREDWTGHKGMVHAATYIYDKIEQEQLVEKAKARKLERGTRDFEIVIVGHSLGAGIASILGILMRQTHPSLQCFCYSPPGGLLSAPAVEYTKEFTLSVVIGKDVVPRIGLHQMETLRTDLINAIKRSVDPKWKTITCSIICCGCSQPTSAVEMSTGETEVCEYMRSKENARCMGIHPSDSSIALTSHQPLYPPGRIVHVVRHHPTSGQQALSKKEPVYQALWAGNTDFDEVLISPVMIQDHMPDKVLEALNKCVTGGQEASSTSSGFSQGRNVGLRTQTRTARHQVVTTMGPKKPHRSSSTSESATTNYYSTASNPNQMFLETSFTSLQSPSSNSSITNGYFSTKSHPSPLSIHQPLSGFNLSFRSNRSDVGQMPLTKYEEPPSITKSLSLNLVPKVDLIYDDWLGLAPLASPESMSELSSISSRTSLVATSVIVEVCRTPKIMRRTPKIIGNLSTCADDLRNVRNFENCKKFPLCSNNNNNTESSSSSNVSFESASSNNKCCGESSKGTGGCNKDFLNVECTFEGRTSSGSDFQSAEDILDNVLTHAGCKEFFSSDPNILEMHQELLMEGSPPPVYFISSPSTPVYPQLLSPGTPQELDPDILSNLAIDLASDDEPRTIQFHQSKSASSADSGSICRTPSDTTKNVTFNPQVITVDTICEANYSPPIRWRLFKGKKQKQQMEVPKPPPIPHPASTAVPIKTILSKGKRPLESEGDNREYFARTEGLPLLSGLSNSVDDRTPSPIFARRKKCVFPSDIVVMNKPPHESAV
- the inaE gene encoding diacylglycerol lipase-alpha isoform X7; translation: MPGLIVFRRRWSVGSDDLVVPGAFLFTTHLIWTIILGIVLFVVKYDKSVQCVLLLWGLIVGYLAILLLSMVLELAVCVVALRGSILDTGPRSSMQYILYIRLSVMIIEAGWLTAGIVWLSNYYLDCSIENAKETVLAMVVFNWCILLSVLITVWCCYDTAGRSWVKMKQYQRSMRESESKFQYKRSGSTRNWRQRKVLRAYQDSWHNRCRFLFCCSSPSDRNRNSFADIARLLSDFFRDLDVVPSDVVVGLVLLRKFQKIERKAIVEQRKNATYEFLSGVAITPRTQFLSLHEDGADLELFQTVIHYAHFAVRAYGWPIYIMMNKTGACHLCTGLHCCCFPCRKRGEDGPEVVDDNCCRCNYAALQKLTDLGDIEIVYATYHVDVGETPFFVALDYDRKKIVISIRGTLSMKDILTDLNAESETIPLNPPREDWTGHKGMVHAATYIYDKIEQEQLVEKAKARKLERGTRDFEIVIVGHSLGAGIASILGILMRQTHPSLQCFCYSPPGGLLSAPAVEYTKEFTLSVVIGKDVVPRIGLHQMETLRTDLINAIKRSVDPKWKTITCSIICCGCSQPTSAVEMSTGETEVCEYMRSKENARCMGIHPSDSSIALTSHQPLYPPGRIVHVVRHHPTSGQQKYEKRWRQALSKKEPVYQALWAGNTDFDEVLISPVMIQDHMPDKVLEALNKVVTTMGPKKPHRSSSTSESATTNYYSTASNPNQMFLETSFTSLQSPSSNSSITNGYFSTKSHPSPLSIHQPLSGFNLSFRSNRSDVGQMPLTKYEEPPSITKSLSLNLVPKVDLIYDDWLGLAPLASPESMSELSSISSRTSLVATSVIVEVCRTPKIMRRTPKIIGNLSTCADDLRNVRNFENCKKFPLCSNNNNNTESSSSSNVSFESASSNNKCCGESSKGTGGCNKDFLNVECTFEGRTSSGSDFQSAEDILDNVLTHAGCKEFFSSDPNILEMHQELLMEGSPPPVYFISSPSTPVYPQLLSPGTPQELDPDILSNLAIDLASDDEPRTIQFHQSKSASSADSGSICRTPSDTTKNVTFNPQVITVDTICEANYSPPIRWRLFKGKKQKQQMEVPKPPPIPHPASTAVPIKTILSKGKRPLESEGDNREYFARTEGLPLLSGLSNSVDDRTPSPIFARRKKCVFPSDIVVMNKPPHESAV
- the inaE gene encoding diacylglycerol lipase-alpha isoform X1, encoding MPGLIVFRRRWSVGSDDLVVPGAFLFTTHLIWTIILGIVLFVVKYDKSVQCVLLLWGLIVGYLAILLLSMVLELAVCVVALRGSILDTGPRSSMQYILYIRLSVMIIEAGWLTAGIVWLSNYYLDCSIENAKETVLAMVVFNWCILLSVLITVWCCYDTAGRSWVKMKQYQRSMRESESKFQYKRSGSTRNWRQSLVETRCGVCVHCENHSLSTLVLQRCDVPFFVISRMKVLRAYQDSWHNRCRFLFCCSSPSDRNRNSFADIARLLSDFFRDLDVVPSDVVVGLVLLRKFQKIERKAIVEQRKNATYEFLSGVAITPRTQFLSLHEDGADLELFQTVIHYAHFAVRAYGWPIYIMMNKTGACHLCTGLHCCCFPCRKRGEDGPEVVDDNCCRCNYAALQKLTDLGDIEIVYATYHVDVGETPFFVALDYDRKKIVISIRGTLSMKDILTDLNAESETIPLNPPREDWTGHKGMVHAATYIYDKIEQEQLVEKAKARKLERGTRDFEIVIVGHSLGAGIASILGILMRQTHPSLQCFCYSPPGGLLSAPAVEYTKEFTLSVVIGKDVVPRIGLHQMETLRTDLINAIKRSVDPKWKTITCSIICCGCSQPTSAVEMSTGETEVCEYMRSKENARCMGIHPSDSSIALTSHQPLYPPGRIVHVVRHHPTSGQQKYEKRWRQALSKKEPVYQALWAGNTDFDEVLISPVMIQDHMPDKVLEALNKCVTGGQEASSTSSGFSQGRNVGLRTQTRTARHQVVTTMGPKKPHRSSSTSESATTNYYSTASNPNQMFLETSFTSLQSPSSNSSITNGYFSTKSHPSPLSIHQPLSGFNLSFRSNRSDVGQMPLTKYEEPPSITKSLSLNLVPKVDLIYDDWLGLAPLASPESMSELSSISSRTSLVATSVIVEVCRTPKIMRRTPKIIGNLSTCADDLRNVRNFENCKKFPLCSNNNNNTESSSSSNVSFESASSNNKCCGESSKGTGGCNKDFLNVECTFEGRTSSGSDFQSAEDILDNVLTHAGCKEFFSSDPNILEMHQELLMEGSPPPVYFISSPSTPVYPQLLSPGTPQELDPDILSNLAIDLASDDEPRTIQFHQSKSASSADSGSICRTPSDTTKNVTFNPQVITVDTICEANYSPPIRWRLFKGKKQKQQMEVPKPPPIPHPASTAVPIKTILSKGKRPLESEGDNREYFARTEGLPLLSGLSNSVDDRTPSPIFARRKKCVFPSDIVVMNKPPHESAV
- the inaE gene encoding diacylglycerol lipase-alpha isoform X3, yielding MPGLIVFRRRWSVGSDDLVVPGAFLFTTHLIWTIILGIVLFVVKYDKSVQCVLLLWGLIVGYLAILLLSMVLELAVCVVALRGSILDTGPRSSMQYILYIRLSVMIIEAGWLTAGIVWLSNYYLDCSIENAKETVLAMVVFNWCILLSVLITVWCCYDTAGRSWVKMKQYQRSMRESESKFQYKRSGSTRNWRQSLVETRCGVCVHCENHSLSTLVLQRCDVPFFVISRMKVLRAYQDSWHNRCRFLFCCSSPSDRNRNSFADIARLLSDFFRDLDVVPSDVVVGLVLLRKFQKIERKAIVEQRKNATYEFLSGVAITPRTQFLSLHEDGADLELFQTVIHYAHFAVRAYGWPIYIMMNKTGACHLCTGLHCCCFPCRKRGEDGPEVVDDNCCRCNYAALQKLTDLGDIEIVYATYHVDVGETPFFVALDYDRKKIVISIRGTLSMKDILTDLNAESETIPLNPPREDWTGHKGMVHAATYIYDKIEQEQLVEKAKARKLERGTRDFEIVIVGHSLGAGIASILGILMRQTHPSLQCFCYSPPGGLLSAPAVEYTKEFTLSVVIGKDVVPRIGLHQMETLRTDLINAIKRSVDPKWKTITCSIICCGCSQPTSAVEMSTGETEVCEYMRSKENARCMGIHPSDSSIALTSHQPLYPPGRIVHVVRHHPTSGQQKYEKRWRQALSKKEPVYQALWAGNTDFDEVLISPVMIQDHMPDKVLEALNKVVTTMGPKKPHRSSSTSESATTNYYSTASNPNQMFLETSFTSLQSPSSNSSITNGYFSTKSHPSPLSIHQPLSGFNLSFRSNRSDVGQMPLTKYEEPPSITKSLSLNLVPKVDLIYDDWLGLAPLASPESMSELSSISSRTSLVATSVIVEVCRTPKIMRRTPKIIGNLSTCADDLRNVRNFENCKKFPLCSNNNNNTESSSSSNVSFESASSNNKCCGESSKGTGGCNKDFLNVECTFEGRTSSGSDFQSAEDILDNVLTHAGCKEFFSSDPNILEMHQELLMEGSPPPVYFISSPSTPVYPQLLSPGTPQELDPDILSNLAIDLASDDEPRTIQFHQSKSASSADSGSICRTPSDTTKNVTFNPQVITVDTICEANYSPPIRWRLFKGKKQKQQMEVPKPPPIPHPASTAVPIKTILSKGKRPLESEGDNREYFARTEGLPLLSGLSNSVDDRTPSPIFARRKKCVFPSDIVVMNKPPHESAV